Within Lolium rigidum isolate FL_2022 chromosome 5, APGP_CSIRO_Lrig_0.1, whole genome shotgun sequence, the genomic segment TGGCCTTTGAAGGCGTGAAAAACCATAGATCATGGCCTGATTGTTTTATGTTGTGTGCACATGCCTGCATATATTTAAAGTATCTTTCTGCCTTAGTGAAGATATTCTGTCTCCATGTTCCCAAGAAATCAGCTCACAGAATCTTCTCAATTTCAGCAGGCATTTCGGCATCTGAGCCCAACAGCTAGCAAATGGCAGGCGGCAGAATTGCACATGCTACCCTCAAGGGTCCGAGCGTGGTGAAGGAGATCTTCATTGGACTCACCCTCGGGCTGGTTGCTGGTGGTATGTGGAAGATGCATCACTGGAACGAGCAGAGGAAGACTCGATCCTTCTATGACATGCTTGAGAAGGGTCAGATCAGTGTCGTTGTCGAGGAGTAGTTCTGCCGTGCTGGACCTGAAGCTCTGCATCCTCAAAGTCTTTTGTCATTTTGTTTTTGCCAGTAATTTTCTGAAACTCCCTGGAGGGCATGACAAATTGATTGCTGTGGAGATTGTCATGAAAATAAGCACCACTATTTGAGAACATCGAACCAATTTTACATTTGCCTTGTCTTTGACATCTTAAATGTCTGTCTCATATCTGTCACAAACAAAATTGACATCAATACGATTTAGATGTCCTGATATATTACTGTGATCCTTTTTATGGGTGAGCTCATACTTTTGGCTGAGTGCAATGGTGGGATACCTAACAGGCTACTTATGTTTGATATTATCATGAATGGAACAAGCACCATCGTCAGTCTTGACCTATAACTGTTGTGCATCTATTTGGTGTCGTCATTTGGTTCGGTCAAGATAAGTTTTTAAGGTTTTCGTGTGCCTTTCACCATCGTTTTCGTATATCGTCATGAGTGTTTAGTTGTTTGATGACATCCTCGTTTACGCTACGGTCATTAACCATTATTGCTTGATTACTGTGCAAAGGCGAAAGGAGCATATACGTATGTGATGTTGCATCCTTGTTATACTAATAACACGCATCTTGACAGTAGACAAACTTGTGAGTTGGAAGCTACTAGTATATGATTCTTGTCATATTGCTTTTTGCGCCCGAAAAAGTTGGAATAGATGCAAGGCACACAACAGAGAGCTGTCAGACAGAATCCCCCAAGGAACCTTGAAACTGAAGATCTGTCTCTGCTTTTGAGCACTTGATGTTTCTCTGCACTCAAGGTGATTCGATGCCTTTCAACTTACTACTACTATTTGTTAATTTGATATGAGTACACAGATTATGAGATTTCGATTTGAGCACAAAAAAGTCATTGAGGAACTTTTCTTTCATTCGACACGAAGCCAGCGTCTATCAtcagatatgatgaacacttgggACAGGATTAACATTGAGCACTGGAACAAACATGATGTTCATCACAAATTCAGAGTACATAGACCACAACCAAACATATAACTTACTGACCCTTGTTATTACATAGGACTTGGACGACGACAATGACAatgacaacaacaagcacttaCTGACACTtactgaaacataaacacaacatAGAGCAGCAAACTAGGCCTTGTAATAGTCCTCAAGGCAGCAGCCAAGTAGAGAGCAATCTAGCTCTGTTCTTCCTCGTTGCCAACCGCAGCACAGCTCCTGCTGGACAGAAAGATCTTGAATTATTGATCCAATCATGGGCGGATCAGTACTGGAGCATGTGCGTTGCGGTGGCGGCGATGGGCATGGCGGTGGCCGGGTAGGGGATCTGCCACGGCCGGAGCAGGGGGTCGTCGGGCGGGCACTCCTCCTGGATGTCCATGGCGACGCCGCTGAACTCCTCGACGACGCGGAGCACCTGGTTGACGGAGCGCAGGCGGTCGCCGAGCTCGGCGGCGCGCGCCCGGAGCACCGTGTTCTCCTGGTCGACGCGCACGAACTGCCCCGCGATGTCGTTGGCGCGCCCCAGCACGCGCGCGTTCTCGGCCTTGAGCCGCGCCACCTCCTGCACCAGCTCGTCCAGGTGCTGCTGCTTCCGCAGCCTCGACCGCCGCGCCGACTCCCGGTTCGACAGCCGCCGCTTCTCCCGCCGGTTGTCCCCGGCCGCGAACGTGCCCGCCGAGTCGCCGTCCGACCCGGACAGCCTTCCTCCCGGCGACAGAGACGACGACGACATCTTCGCTCGCACCGAAATGGATCCCTACTTGGCTActgctgatgctgctgctgctaccgTTCTTATTTATCACTTGTCgaagcaagaagaagaaagaaagcaagaagaagaagaagaggaaagttGTACTACTAGCAATGGAAGATTGAGAGGGCCAATTATGAAATCACATAAAAGTAGTAGAGGAAGACGACGGAGAAGGACTGGAGGAAGCAGGACCGGCGCAGGTGAGTGGCGATCTTCATAAAGCTCAGAGATTGCGCTTCTGCATGCTTGGACAAACCATGGCCAGCAAGAACCTCCAGCGCAGCAAAACCAAGGATTTCACGCACAAGAACGACCCAACCTCTCCCCCCAGATCTAACCTagcaagaacagcagcagcagctcccacAACCCCCCAAAACCGGTTCTTGGACAGAGAAAGAAACCGGGACCTGATCAATCACACGATGAGTGGGATACTGGAGACGCAGAGGAGCGGAAGCTCGAGCTAGcagaggagtgggctgggagctCGGGGCTTGGTTGGCCTGGAGAGCAATGGCAGCCACCCAatcggaggaggaagagaggaaggAAGGGGGAGGGGATCAGGTCAGGGTGGAGGGGTTATTTATTGGCGGGCCGAGGGCACTTCCGTAACTTCATGCTGGAGGGCATTCTCGTAATTTCGATCAAGGgtatttgtgtaattttcccgagATCGCATCAACGGCGTATGTGTGTTGTTCTAGATGGACGGAGAGGGTAGAAAGGTGGAGGAATCTTTGCTGGTCCGGTGCTGGGTGGCTCTCCGTGGCCCTGTGTGGGGGAtgggtttttattttgtgtgagGTTGCTTTTGTCAAACTGCTATGTGCACAATGGGTGGTGAACCACAGATGCCGAGTGCGTGGTGACACCCTCTCCTCGCGGTTTTAGGGCCGTTTGTGGGTGGCGTGCCGTGTTTGTGATGTACTTATCTTGCTTCGAGAGAAGCGTTGTCTGTTAGATGGAAGTGTCTGTTTATACTTTTTGTAAAATTGTCATACATTTTGCTTTTTGTCGATGTCTACATACCAGCTCATATCTTATTGTATTAATGTCTCGATGTGTTTTCGGTTTTACTACAGCTGTTGTTGGCGGGGACGGAGCTGCCTTGAAGCCTGACCCCAACGAAAAATACAAAATCCTTCATTACTTATTATGAGCTACTATTTATTATGGAGGATGGCCCCGGTGTAGTAGAGTGATTATTATGATGACTCCATAGACAATACATACACTTTTTTTTCAGCTTCATCCCTGGTTGTTAGCTAACATAACGATTTGGTTTTACTTTACATAATGTAATGTACCTAGCTTTcagaacaaacaaatctagttCTCTTGGTATAGTCTAGAACCATATCCTTTCAAGAAAAAGTCTAGAACCATCTTCTGAGACACTTTACAGTTGTGGGTTCGATTTCTTGAACTTGCCTTGCTTTTGGTAGATGTTCATGATGTAGCTATCTTGTTTCGAGGAGCGATGACTGTTAGATTATTTGGACTTTCTTTCATGAAACGAGTGTGATGTATCTATCTTGTTTCAAGGAGCGGCGTCTGTCATTTTTTTTGGGACTTGCcttggtttaggcgaaaagtatggGTTTATGTTGTTAGTAAAATTGTCATatctatttttgtttgtttctatATACCAACCCATGTGTTATTGTATTAGTGACTAAATATGGAGGGTGGCGCCAAAGAGTGGTGCGCCGTGGGGGCATTGGGCGCATGATGAAACCTTTGCTAGGCACTTTACGCAGCGTTAGCGGGGACGGACGGTGCGACACGTTCATGAAGTATCTAGATTGCTTCGAGGAGGGTTCTCCATCAGAATTTGTACTTTCCATGCTTTCGGCGGAAATGTGTGTCAATATTTTTTCGGTAAAATGTTCATACGAGGTTTTACTTTTTGTCGATGTCTACATACCAACCCATGTGTTATTGTATTATTAATAtctcaatattattattattattattattattatctcaATATCATTTTTTGGCTACACTACAGGTAGTTGTTGGCTAACATAATGTATTTGGTTTTACGGATGTTAGTGTTGTATATGGTATTATATGAATCTTGTAGTTTATATAATTTAATGAACCCCACTTTTAAGAATGAACCAATCTAATTCTCCAACTCTCGATGTAATCTAAAAAATCTTCTAAGACACTTCACAACCGTGAGCTACCGGGTGACGGTTTACGAGACACTCCATAGAAAATGAGATTTTGTGTGTGGAGGGGGGGGGGTGACCTGCTTGTGATGTACTACCAATCCCAATTATCTACCAAAAGATAGCTACATCACGAACGTTTTTTGTGGAGATATGTTCGTTAGATCTTTTTGGACTCACCTTGCTTTCGGTGGAAATGTGTGTATTTATATTTTCATTAAAATTGTCATACATTTTTTGTGTCAACATACCACTCCTGTGTTACTGTATTACTAACGCCTCGATGTATTTTTGGTTCTATAATACCACCCTTATTATTGGCAAACGTATTTGGTTATACTCCCCCCATTCTGAAAAAACGCTGCTCAAGTTTCTAGTGTGTAGATAcgtccgtatctagaaaaaattgaGCAACTTTTTTTTATGGAGGAAATACATACATTAGTGTTCTATCATAAAAATGTTGTAAATAGTGTGCCTAACTTTTAAGAGTGAATATATCTAATTCTCTCAACTCTTGATATAGTTTAAAACAATCATCTAAGACACCTCAAAGCTATGAGAGCTACCGGACGACAACTTTCTAAGACACTTCATACACGGCGAGTTTAGAGAGCTGGTCGTGATGTGTTCATGATGTTCATGATGTATATATCTTGTTTCCAGTAGCTGTGTTTGTTAGATTTTTTGGACTTGCCTTGCTTTCGGCAGAAAATGTGTGTTTATATTGTTAGCAAAATTGGCATATGTGTTTTTTGTCTGTGTCCATACACCAACCCATGCATTACTGTATAAAAATGTCTCAATGTGTTTCTTTCGCTTCTGTGGTTGTTAATGGCTAACATGACGTATTTCGTTCTACGTACAAAATACGAAGAGTGTCGTAGTGTAGGCAATCGAACGTGCTCAACTTAAGAGTAATTATATCTTATTCGCAAGTCTAGAACCATCTTCCATCTCAAGCACTTTGTGTGAGCTACCAGAGTTTGTTCCTATGGTGCCAGGTTTTGCTCTATGTAATAAATATGTACATATTAATATTAGCGTGAAACCGAACCCAAATTAAGTACAATCAAATCTAACCTTTAATAGGAATTTTTCTAGGCTCTCACTTGAAGTTGTTTATGCAAATATCTAGCAAGCATGGACCACCAACCAATCCCAATTATTTATCCTAAGGTGAACACCAGATCGCTTTTATAATTCACTTGATTTACGCGGACCACTTGTGCTCGTGAGCCTCTATGAAGTTTCTTCCAAGGATACCCCTGCGAGGAATCTTGCACTTTTCCCAAAAGCGCAAATCAGAACCAACCAACTAACCCAAGTCACAAAAGGCCATTTTCCTTgtacttgattggagatttttattttctctttcatGCTAAGTTACCTCTCGCACGAACGTTCTGGACTGCTGGGGGCCAAGAACCAAATTTTCTTGAACGTTTAAAATCCAAAATTTAAGCTCTTATTTATCTAGGTATTTTTAACTTGGATTTTTGCTCGAGAAATATCACATCATACAAACATGACTTTGTTGTGAAACTGACTCCCGCGTTAGAAGAAAAACTCATGACATGTCTTTAAGTGTAGATATCTGTGGCAAAGAGACGGTATGTCAACATGAAAAAGATTGACGCTCAccgaataaaataaaaataggacATCAAGACAAGTTTGTAGTGTAGTTTTTTTATACCTTAACCCAGCGTGTAGTAGATTGTTGACGACGATATCTTGTATTATAGCACTAGAGCAGTTTACTAGCGCGTATGGTGTAGATTCAATGCATGTTCTAGGTTCCCTTAAAAATAAAATGCATGTTCCAGGTACTGAAGTACTTCCTATTCTGATTGAAGGGTTGCAACTTGTACAAGCACATTTACTGACTAAGAAATCGATAGTCGAGAGGCAGGATGTGCTTGCGGTATCCACTTGGTGCAAGAAAGATGACCATGTATTTGAAGGTAATCGGCAATAATCAAGGTAGAAGGGATGGAATAATTTCGGCAGAAACATGAAGTCACATCACAAGGTTGGCTATGTAAAtaaattactattttctttgtTATCATGCATGAAAAATTAGGTGATCGTTCTAATTGACTTGTTTGGCACATAGTACTAGTATACTAATACCTTCTCCAACCAACGTAGAAGAAATTTCGACCAAAACCCACATAAGAAAAACAGAAACATCACACTCACTCCATCCCAAATATTTTTCTGGTGGTTCCATGTgagcaaaaaacaaaacaaaaagttcGCTATAATCCCTTCCCAACTCATGGCTATTTGGAAAACAGTATGATGGAGCTAGGGTGAGTCCACACTATACTAGACCCTAGACAATATGTGagctggatttgtttatttttcattcagaaaaaaaaatgtaGGAAAAAGAAGACAAACGTGGGCACCTCAATTATCATGTAGGAGTACTGTATGTACAGGGTCTTGCATGTTTGGGCCTAACATTGTGGGCTCCACCACTCTTGAATGTGCTCCCCCCTGCATGATTGGCACGAAATTATACATTTTTGTAGTTTGTACACAGTACGTGGTTTTCATGCAGTCAGATTTtcataagaaaaaaaaagagaagtggTTTAGTGTCTAGGAAAGAAATACAGTTTTAATCCACATCTGGATTAATTATATATTTGCTCTTTCTAAAATAAGGAATATAAATTTCATATGTGTTGAAGATTTCGGGACCATGGATTTTTGCTTCTAGTGTTGATTAAACTCCGCGTGAATTAGTATAATTTTCACCACAAGTAAAATAAAGCACTCGCGTTTAGTTACCAGCTTATCATTTCTTATGGGCGGATGTTGATTTTGTAGAAAACCAATAATATGATCCAAAactatttttttgtcaaaaattgaTAGTTTTTCTTTATATAAGAAGGATTCTTTCGAGAAAGGAAATATATTATCCagcaaagataccaattacatttaAGCTTTGCACCAAAAAGATGCACTTGCAACAAGAGCACTCTGATCGCGGTGATCAAACACTCGCAACAAGAGCACTCTAATCACCACCAACAACACACGGACTACAAAAAAAGATGTCCAAAAGCAACATCTACAAGACGAAAACAATGTCCAAACTTTATCATCGCCCAATCGAAGATCTTAAGTTTATACCCTCGAGAAAGTCCGAGTTtcgaaaacaatgccttcaacgagGCTACTATCAGGTACAACCAAACCAATAAATGAAGGACCTTCACCAGAATACTCGAGGATGGCCACCAAAAATACCTGCCGCAAGTCACCAAACACCCGTCACACGAGAAAGGAGCACGTGCAGCATAGTCTTCATCTCTTTCGAAACACCTCTCCGCCATAACGAAAAGACCTCAAATCGCAGCTATTATGACTTTCTCCACCTGTGTGAGTACCATGAAATCTATACTTGGCCTCACAACTTAGAGCACACTAGAGGCGAGGCCACTACCATGTCGTCGATGTGTGGTTGCGCGTCCGCGCCACCGCTGTAGGACGACGCCGATGCGCACCTAGCCTAGCTTCGCGCACATCCCGGCTGGCAAACATGACCCCGTCGTCATCTGCGATGGGAGGACCACCACCATCTCTCGGGGCCGCCGGCCCAACTCCTAATCATCGGCATCTTCACCACACTGCCCGAGGTGCCGTGCCGCTGCGACCGAAGGGCTCCTGGTGGGGGAGAAGCCGCCACGCGAGGAGACCACCCTGCCGCCACCGTCGACCGAAGGGTTTTGACGGTTCGGGTCCTCCGGCGGCAGTGTGAGAGACAAGCAAGGAGGGGTTGGGGGTGGCGGTTGTTAGGGTTTCCGCCCGAGCTGCCCCCGAGGGTGGCACGGGGGCGTGTTTTTGGATATGTCGGGCGCTATGTATTTATACGAGAACGAATTGATTTCTTCGTGCATGAAATTCATATATTGACAGGGAACTTTCGTGGTACTATGAACAAATTCGCGGACACACGTCCACCAATAAACATCAGTTCTATAAACAGAAGCCAAAAATAAATTAATTTCCATAGCATTCTCACTAATAATTTCCGTATGTGCATAATAAATTAAACTCACATGGTCGGTGGGCGTCCACCAATGCAAACGCAGGCGGCCACATGTTCCTGTCATAAAACAAATGCTGCAATGTTCTCAGGTATATTCCACAAATAACGTTAGTTTTCTGTACTTGTCTGGAAAAGTATGCCTGCTAGTGCTCATGATTTGCCTTATTGATTGGCGCACAGAGGAATGGTGCTCCTTTTCTTCTCTGGTGATGTTCATCTGTTCAGCATGATTGTAAAAATTTAATCAGGTAAAATATGCATTGGCTTATGCTCATTCTGATCTGACTATGAGAGCATATATGGTACCGAGGCTAAGAACCCACTACACAGGTTAAAGCATTATTTAGGGCATtatgaattgtttgcagagaaggaAACAGCACATTGGTACCTTCTGAAATACATGAAACATACTCCATATCATAATGTGACATTTGACCGCGTCGACACATCAATATTTCAGCTTGCAAAACATAAATATCTACCGAACCGTGTGAATGTGTCAAGCATGTCTCAATCGACAAGTAGAAAAGAACTGCGGAAGTGTTTCACTACGTCTAGACGCCTCTATACATGAAGAAAGGGACCCTTGTATATGCGAAGTTGTTAAGTACATGACACATGTTTCACCATCTTCAACATAACATGACAAAAATATCATTGGATATTGTATTACATTTTAGTGAcctcatttatttatttttgttaaaaGTGGAACATAATTCACTTGTCATATTGTTTATTTCCTTTATGGCAACGACACCAGCAGATGTTAGCTTAATTAACACTTGGCATACACTTTGTCAAAATCCGCATAATAAACTTCAAATTGTCATAATTAAACAATTTTCATAGATATTGGTATTGGTTTAAGAAACCCAGATTCATTATCCCTCTTGTTCCAACTCGGCATCTTAGGTTTTGGATGATCTAAGCGGCGGCTATATTGGTCAACCCAAAATAGTTTGGTGCTGGAAATTAAAGGATAAGACCAAGAAGAAAGAAAATGTGCCTAGAAACAAATATAGGTAAAGCAACGAAGGTTTACACATTAGCATGAGTGTCCCAATTGACCACCAGTTCTCAAGAATATAGTTTCAACAGTGTGAGCTTTTCTCTAGTTTGTCTGTCAAGTTGCTCTACCGGCTAGCCACTAGCTACGAGTACTGCTAGTAGCTCTTcaggtaaccacaatatgtgagtTATTTCTTCCTAATCCTACTTTGGATCACATCTGTTCTATTTCAGCATGCTTGCATCGGCCCATGCCCCATGGTTTACATAAAGTAATTAATATTTGAGTTAATTGAAATGTTAGGCGGCATGGAGTTGGAAATTTCTTCGGAACCAGAGTTGAGAACGTGCCACACCCTCTTTCTCATT encodes:
- the LOC124653361 gene encoding cytochrome c oxidase subunit 5C, whose translation is MAGGRIAHATLKGPSVVKEIFIGLTLGLVAGGMWKMHHWNEQRKTRSFYDMLEKGQISVVVEE
- the LOC124653327 gene encoding ocs element-binding factor 1-like translates to MSSSSLSPGGRLSGSDGDSAGTFAAGDNRREKRRLSNRESARRSRLRKQQHLDELVQEVARLKAENARVLGRANDIAGQFVRVDQENTVLRARAAELGDRLRSVNQVLRVVEEFSGVAMDIQEECPPDDPLLRPWQIPYPATAMPIAATATHMLQY